The following coding sequences are from one Syngnathus acus chromosome 12, fSynAcu1.2, whole genome shotgun sequence window:
- the lrrc8aa gene encoding leucine rich repeat containing 8 VRAC subunit Aa translates to MIPITELRYFADTQPAYRILKPWWDVFNDYISVVMLMIAVFGGTLQITQDKMICLPCKWVANDSCEAAPGGAPRPGEPRGIQNDLDRHQYSYIDAVCYESKLHWFAKYFPYLVLLHTLIFLACSNFWFKFPRTSSKLEHFVSILRKCFDSPWTTRALSETVVEERDSKPLGKANGSNDKRTLYQELAAGKDVEASVPMLQRTRSKIEKGIVERSETGVLDKKEGEQAKALFEKVKKFRIHVEEGDVIHRLYVRQTVIKVIMFLLIISYASYYVCYIRFGVMCTVETEKLTGFGTFYCAHPLATLFQILASFYISLVLVYGLIAMYTLGWMLRRTLKRYSFEAIREEGSYSDIPDLKNDFAFMLHMLDQYDPLYSKRFAVFLSEVSENKLRQLNLNNEWTQDKLRQHVSKNSQEKLELHLCMLSGIPETVFDLPELESLKLEFIPDVTIPPIVAKLSNLRELRLYHTPAKIESAALTFLREKLKSLHVKFTDVKEIPLWIYSLKNLSELHLTGNLSADNNRYVALDGLRELKRLKVLRLKSNLYKLPQVVTDLSAHIQKLSINNEGTKLMVLNSMNKMVNLSELELVHCDLERIPHSIFSLHNLQEINLKDNNLKTIEEIISFQHLRRLVCLKLWYNQIAYIPIQIGTLNSLEKLYLNRNKIEKLPGQLFFCHKLRFLDLSHNNLTVIPPDVGLLQNLQHFAVTENRIEALPMELFRCCRKLRVLQLANNCLETLPACVGQLAGLTQLELRGNNLESLPPELAECRLLPRGGLLVEEKLFNALPPEVKEQLLSADKEKA, encoded by the exons ATGATCCCCATCACGGAGCTGCGCTACTTTGCCGACACCCAGCCGGCGTACCGCATCCTGAAGCCGTGGTGGGACGTCTTCAACGACTACATCTCGGTGGTCATGTTGATGATCGCCGTGTTTGGCGGCACGCTGCAGATCACGCAGGACAAGATGATCTGCCTGCCGTGCAAGTGGGTCGCCAACGACTCGTGCGAGGCGGCGCCCGGCGGCGCCCCGCGGCCGGGGGAGCCCCGTGGCATTCAGAACGACCTGGACCGCCACCAGTACAGCTACATCGACGCCGTGTGCTACGAGAGCAAGCTGCACTGGTTCGCCAAGTACTTCCCCTACCTGGTGCTGCTCCACACGCTCATCTTCCTGGCCTGCAGCAACTTCTGGTTCAAGTTCCCGCGCACCAGCTCCAAATTGGAGCACTTTGTCTCCATCCTGCGAAAGTGCTTCGACTCGCCGTGGACTACCAGGGCGCTGTCGGAGACGGTGGTGGAGGAGAGGGACTCCAAGCCTTTGGGGAAGGCCAACGGCTCGAACGACAAAAGGACCCTGTACCAGGAGCTGGCCGCCGGCAAGGACGTGGAGGCCAGCGTGCCCATGCTCCAGAGAACGAGGAGCAAAATCGAGAAGGGCATCGTGGAGCGATCGGAAACGGGCGTTCTGGACAAGAAGGAAGGGGAGCAGGCCAAGGCTCTGTTTGAGAAGGTGAAGAAGTTCAGGATCCACGTGGAAGAAGGCGACGTCATCCACCGTCTGTACGTGCGTCAGACGGTCATCAAAGTCATCATGTTTCTGTTGATCATCAGCTACGCCAGCTACTACGTTTGCTACATCCGCTTCGGCGTCATGTGCACGGTGGAGACGGAGAAGCTGACGGGCTTCGGCACCTTCTACTGCGCCCACCCGCTGGCGACCCTCTTCCAAATCCTGGCGTCCTTCTACATCAGCCTGGTGCTGGTGTACGGCCTGATCGCCATGTACACGCTGGGCTGGATGCTGCGGCGCACGCTCAAGCGCTACTCCTTCGAGGCCATCCGCGAGGAGGGCAGCTACAGCGACATCCCCGACCTGAAGAACGACTTTGCCTTCATGCTGCACATGCTGGACCAGTACGACCCGCTCTACTCCAAGCGCTTTGCCGTCTTCTTGTCGGAGGTGAGCGAGAACAAGCTGCGGCAGCTCAACCTCAACAACGAGTGGACGCAGGACAAGCTGCGGCAGCACGTCTCCAAGAACTCCCAGGAGAAGTTGGAGCTGCACCTGTGCATGCTGAGCGGCATCCCCGAGACCGTCTTTGACCTGCCGGAGCTGGAGAGCCTCAAGCTGGAGTTCATCCCCGACGTCACCATACCGCCCATCGTGGCCAAGCTGTCCAACTTGCGCGAGCTGCGGCTCTACCACACGCCGGCCAAAATCGAGTCGGCCGCCCTCACCTTCCTGCGAGAGAAGCTGAAGTCCCTGCACGTCAAGTTCACCGACGTCAAGGAGATCCCGCTGTGGATCTACAGCCTCAAGAACCTCAGCGAGCTGCACCTGACGGGCAACCTGAGCGCCGACAACAACCGCTACGTGGCCCTGGACGGGCTGCGGGAGCTGAAGAGGCTCAAGGTGCTGCGGCTGAAGAGCAACCTGTACAAGCTGCCGCAGGTGGTGACCGACCTGAGCGCGCACATCCAGAAGCTTTCCATCAACAACGAGGGCACCAAGCTCATGGTGCTCAACAGCATGAACAAGATGGTCAACCTGAGTGAACTTGAGCTGGTGCACTGCGACCTCGAGCGCATCCCGCACTCCATCTTCAGCCTGCACAACCTGCAGGAGATCAACCTGAAGGACAACAACCTGAAAACCATCGAGGAGATCATCAGCTTCCAGCACCTGCGCCGCCTGGTGTGCCTGAAGCTCTGGTACAACCAGATCGCCTACATCCCCATTCAGATCGGCACCCtcaacagcctggagaagcTCTACCTCAACAGGAACAAGATCGAGAAGCTGCCCGGCCAGCTCTTCTTCTGTCACAAGTTGCGCTTTCTGGACTTGAGTCACAACAACCTGACTGTCATCCCGCCCGACGTGGGCTTGCTTCAGAACCTGCAGCACTTTGCCGTCACGGAAAACCGA ATCGAGGCGCTGCCCATGGAATTGTTCCGGTGCTGCAGGAAGCTGCGCGTGCTGCAGCTGGCCAACAACTGCCTGGAGACGCTGCCGGCGTGCGTGGGCCAGCTGGCCGGCCTGACTCAGCTGGAGCTGCGGGGCAACAACCTGGAGAGCCTGCCGCCCGAGCTGGCCGAGTGTCGGCTGCTGCCGCGCGGCGGCCTGCTGGTGGAGGAGAAGCTGTTCAACGCGCTACCGCCCGAGGTCAAGGAGCAGCTGCTGAGCGCGGACAAGGAAAAAGCCTGA
- the uck1 gene encoding uridine-cytidine kinase 1 has protein sequence MEVLAAGEEAEERPHHRPFLIGVSGGTASGKSTVCAKIMELLGQNKVDHHQRKVAIISQDCFYRVLTAEQKAKALKGQYNFDHPEAFDNELMYKTLKDIVEGRVVQVPTYDFVTHSRLDERITVYPADVVLLEGILVFYPQKVRDMFHMKLFVDTDSDVRLSRRVLRDMTRGRDLEQILSQYTTFVKPAFEEFCLPTKKYVDVIIPRGVDNMVAINLIVQHIQDILNGDICKWQRGPVNGQGHGQGHGQGRPLKRAMAGECHLQSANPPGKRALLEPSTRPH, from the exons ATGGAGGTCCTCGCAGCCGGAGAGGAGGCCGAGGAGAGGCCGCATCATCGGCCGTTCCTCATCGGTGTCAGCGGGGGAACCGCCAGCGGGAAG TCGACGGTGTGTGCCAAGATCATGGAGCTGCTGGGCCAGAACAAGGTGGACCACCACCAGAGGAAGGTGGCCATCATCAGCCAGGACTGCTTCTATCGCGTGCTCACTGCCGAGCAGAAGGCCAAAGCGCTCAAGGGCCAGTACAACTTTGACCACCCAG AAGCCTTCGACAACGAGCTGATGTACAAAACTCTGAAGGACATCGTGGAGGGCAGAGTGGTTCAAGTCCCCACGTACGACTTTGTCACCCATTCCAG ATTGGACGAGAGGATCACTGTTTACCCGGCCGACGTGGTCCTCCTGGAAGGCATCCTGGTCTTCTACCCGCAGAAAGTGCGAGACATGTTCCACATGAAGCTCTTTGTGGACACCGACTCGGACGTGCGGCTGTCTCGCAGAG TGCTACGGGACATGACCCGAGGCCGGGACCTGGAGCAGATCCTGTCGCAGTACACCACCTTTGTCAAGCCCGCCTTTGAGGAGTTCTGCCTGCCT aCCAAGAAGTACGTGGACGTGATCATTCCCAGGGGAGTTGACAACATGG TGGCCATCAACCTGATCGTGCAGCACATCCAGGACATCCTCAACGGCGACATCTGCAAATGGCAGCGGGGGCCCGTCAACGGGCAGGGCCACGGCCAGGGCCACGGCCAGGGCCGCCCCTTGAAGCGGGCCATGGCGGGCGAGTGCCACCTGCAGAGCGCCAACCCGCCTGGAAAGCGGGCCCTGCTGGAGCCCAGCACTCGGCCACACTAG
- the dnlz gene encoding DNL-type zinc finger protein, producing MAFHGCLARLRWPQMSKSTMGFVQGLQCRSSVCRLYPRCYHAFGPIASPSHLDRCNGRLQAYSERVQTPWRSFSSEAVGKIQSTHYHLVYTCKVCSARSTQKISKQAYHNGVVIVTCSGCKNHHIIADNLGWFTDLEGKRNIEEILAAKGETVRRLGGTDALQVVLTESSQEKCPPSETANNDSDKDT from the exons ATGGCGTTTCACGGCTGTCTAGCTCGTTTACGGTGGCCACAGATGTCCAAATCGACGATGGGTTTCGTTCAGGGTTTGCAATGTCGTTCATCGGTTTGTCGACTTTACCCCCGCTGCTACCATGCGTTTGGGCCGATAGCGAGCCCTTCTCATTTGGACCGGTGCAATGGTCGTCTTCAGGCATACTCGGAAAGAGTCCAGACCCCTTGGAGAAGCTTTTCAAGTGAGGCCGTTGGGAAAATCCAGTCAACACATTACCACCTGGTGTACACATGCAAG GTATGCTCCGCCAGATCCACGCAAAAGATCTCCAAGCAGGCGTATCACAACGGTGTCGTTATTGTGACATGTTCGGGATGCAAGAATCACCACATTATCGCCGACAACTTGGGCTGGTTCACCGATTTGGAAGGGAAAAG GAACATTGAGGAGATCTTGGCTGCCAAAGGAGAGACGGTGAGGAGGCTGGGAGGAACGGATGCTCTCCAAGTTGTTCTGACCGAGTCCAGCCAGGAGAAATGTCCTCCATCGGAAACTGCAAACAATGACTCGGACAAAGATACATGA